A portion of the Chaetodon trifascialis isolate fChaTrf1 chromosome 7, fChaTrf1.hap1, whole genome shotgun sequence genome contains these proteins:
- the nrsn1 gene encoding neurensin-1, with the protein MTSCSEICGSEYAEQAQASGNCQQYGVRSYLHQFYEECTASIWERDEDFQIQRSPSRWSSLLWKVCLAFGTLILLAGLIVVLVGYATPARIEAFGEDDLLFVDSHAVSFNRALDVCKLTGAVLFCVGGTSVAVGLLLSAFAKSYSKEELYLQQKFKERLADLHAVGTPIMRAPAPGEGKVPATLSKVQNIQPTTTKSET; encoded by the exons ATGACTTCTTGCTCAGAGATCTGTGGGTCGGAGTATGCTGAGCAAGCTCAAGCCAGCGGCAACTGCCAGCAGTATGGAGTCCGCTCCTACCTACACCAG TTTTATGAGGAGTGCACAGCATCTATCTGGGAACGTGATGAAGATTTTCAGATTCAGAGATCACCGAGCAGGTGGAGCTCTTTACTCTGGAAG GTCTGTCTCGCGTTCGGCACCCTGATTTTGCTTGCAGGCCTCATTGTTGTTCTGGTGGGTTATGCCACTCCGGCCAGGATTGAAGCATTTGGGGAGGATGATCTCCTTTTTGTTGACAG CCACGCCGTCAGTTTTAACCGTGCACTGGATGTCTGTAAGCTGACGGGTGCTGTGCTGTTCTGTGTGGGAGGCACCTCCGTGGCTGTGGgtctcctgctgtctgccttTGCCAAAAGCTACTCCAAAGAAGAACTGTATCTGCAGCAGAAGTTTAAGGAGAGGCTGGCAGATCTGCACGCCGTCG GTACCCCGATAATGAGAGCACCGGCCCCCGGAGAGGGAAAGGTACCAGCCACACTGTCCAAAGTCCAGAACATCCAGCCAACGACCACAAAGTCAGAGACCTGA